Genomic segment of Aureibacillus halotolerans:
GTTTTTCTTTGCGTGTGCATCCGCTTTTATGGCTAATGGCGTTCACTGCGGTCGCCACGGGTTATTTTCGTGAGCTATTGATCATTTTTTTTCTTGTGTTGCTTCATGAGGGAGGGCATCTCTTAGCAGCGAAATGGTTCGGTTGGCGAGTGTCAAAAGTAGAGCTGTTTCCTTTTGGGGGCGTGCTTCACACAAACCAATATGGGAATGCGCCGCTGCATCAAGAGCTTTTGGTTGCATTGATGGGGCCTCTTCAACATGTTTGGTTGCTCTGCCTGCCGTACTCTTTTCTTCAAAGTACGTTTCATATGGATGCCAATTTGTATCAATTTTGGATGAGCTGTAACCTCTCCATGCTGCTGTTTAATCTTCTCCCCTTGTTTCCTCTTGATGGAGGACGAGTTTTGTATGCATTAGTGTCGTTTATTCTCTCGTACCAACGCTCGTTCTTCGTTAGCTTTGTTTGCTCTTGCCTCACAGGTGGGCTGTTTGTCCTGCTCCTTTGGTTAAAATCGCTCCATTCGTTAAACATCTGGTGTATTGCCGTTTTTATTGTATTTACCCACTGGGAGCTGTGGAAAAAAAGAGAGTATGCTTTTATTCAATTTCTTATAGAGCGAATGGCGACGACCGCTTTGCCTGTTCATCCCCTTCGATCTTCATCAGAAGAGTCGATTCGTTTTTTATTGCGGCGTTTACATCGTGGAAAGAAAGCACGGGTGACCTTTGGTGAATCCGTTTTATGGGATCATGACATCATTGCAGCCTATTATGTAAACGGGTGTATTCATTGCAATGTTGGGGATGTACAAGAAGTTTTGCGAAACATACATGAATCAGGGTACAATACGCCTGAGACATGGAGGAATGCAAAATGAAAGAAGTATATATTGACGCGCTCACACAGCCGATCCGTTTGGTGTGCATTGAGCACCAGCAGCTTCAGGATATTCGTTTCGAAGAGAAAACATCGCAACCGCTTTTGGAGGACTGTTACGCTGGGAAGGTGCTGCGTATTCATCCTGCTCTCCAAGCGGCTTTTATTGATATAGGAAGTCATAAGGGAGGATTTCTTCCATTAAATGAACTTCCTGATGGTGAGAATGGTCCCATTGAGTCGCGGCTTACGGAGGGACAGCGGGTTCTCGTACAGGTGAAAAAAGAGCCGTATCGTGACAAAGGTGCAAAGCTCACAATGAAGATTGAATTGAAGGCAAGCGGCATGGTGTACTTGCCGAAAAGTGGGTATGTGGCTGTTTCCAAAAAAATTAAATCCCCTGAAGCGAAACAGCGACTTCAAAAGCTTGCAGACAGTCTTTGTGAACCTGGAGAAGGCCTTTTGTTCCGTACCGAAGCGGAAGGGCTGACAGATGAACAGTTGACCATTGCCATGAATAGGCTACAAAATTCTTTTCAAGACCTTCTACATACGTTTCGCTCAGCAGCGGACGGAGCATTGTTACAACGCACATCATCCGTTATTTTAAATGTTGTGAAAGAGCTCGCTTCGTCTGAACAGATCCGAGTGATCACAAACAGTCGCCAATTTAAGACAGTGCTAGCAAGGAGCATTGAAGAGAATGTGGATTGGGTCACCGATGAGGGTGCTGTGCACTTGTTTTCCAATCATGGATTAGAAGCAACCATTGAACAAGTATTGTCTTCTGTTGTCCCGTTGCCCGGAGGAGGGCAGCTCGTCATCGAATCTTTGGAGGCATTGACTGTAATTGATGTGAACAGCGGTCAAGCTCTAGGACATCGTGTAAAGGAGCGAACAATCCAACGCACGAATGAAGAAGCTGCTCGCGAAATCCCACGACAGCTGAAGCTTCGCCAAATCGGTGGAATGGTTGTCGTTGACTTTATTGATATGAAAGAGCAGCATTTACGCGCTTCTATCGAAGGCACACTTCGAGCGGGGTTTTTAGATGATAAAACGCGTACGTCCTGTCTTGGTTTTACAGCTTTGGGACTGTACGAGATTGTTCGTAAGCGTACTGGTCAGCCACTTCAAGAACGTCTCACACAGCCGTGCCCAAGCTGTCAGGGGACTGGCGACGTCCTTTCAGAAGAGGAGTTTGTTCGTCAACTGCAGCAAAGCCTGCTTGAAAGTAACCGAAGTGAAGACGAAGCGGCACTAGTTGCTATTCATCGTGATCAAGACGCCACGAAAGATTGGAAGCAGCAGCTGTTTTCAAGACATCTGCCGTTCCAACATGTGCTGTTCACCGTCGGTCATGAGCTTGCGCCTTGTTCGTTTCGTGTGTTGCAAACAGGGTCTTTGAACGCCATAAAAGACGCTGCCGATCGACGAAGCTGAATTGACACTTCTTTAAATCTATGCTAGTATTCCAATGTTATCTATATGTAGCGCCCCTAGCTACAACCGCACATTCAAAGGTTCTAAGCACACTATTGTGCACCTAAGATGGCGAGTCTGAGTGATGACATAAGGAGGTGCATGGGAATGTACGCAATTATTGAAACTGGTGGCAAACAGCTAAGAGTCGTAGAAGGACAAGAAATTTACGTCGAGAAGCTTGAAGGTGAACAAGGCAGCCAAGTGACATTCGAAAACGTCTTGTTTGTAGGTGGAGACTCTGCAAAAGTAGGTGCTCCATTCGTTGATGGCGCAAAAGTAACGGCGAAGATTGAAAAGCAAGGCAAAGAAAAAAAGATCACGGTTTATAAATATAAGCCTAAAAAGAACTACCGTCGCAAGCAAGGACATCGTCAGCCTTACACGAAGCTTGTGATTGAGAAGATCAACGCCTAACAATGATTACTATACGCGTGACACGGCAATCTAATGTTTCAAGGATTCAGTCCGTCGAAATATCAGGTCATGCTGAAAGTGCTCCGTATGGACAGGATCTTGTATGTGCGGCTGTATCTGCGGTCGCCATTGGCGGCATCAATGCAGTGATTGAACTTTGTCAGCTTCGCCTTCATGTCGAACAGGATGACAAAGCTGGTGGCTATTTAGCGGTGACGGTGCCCGCTCATGAAGAAAGTGAGCAGCATCGAAAAGCGCAATGGTTGCTAGAAGGAATGCTGTCATCGCTTCGTACAATTGAGGCGCAGTATGGCGAGTACTTAGTGTACAAAGAACAGCATTAAAAAAGGAGGTGCAACATCCATGTTAACTTTAGACTTGCAGTTTTTTGCATCCAAAAAAGGTGTAGGTAGCACAAAGAACGGTCGTGACTCCCAATCAAAACGCCTTGGCGCTAAACGTGCTGACGGTCAGCTTGTGTCAGGAGGATCTATCCTCTTCCGTCAACGCGGCACGAAAATTTACCCAGGGGTAAACGTAGGCCGTGGCGGCGACGATACACTTTACGCAAAAACGGAAGGCATTGTTCGTTTTGAACGTGTCGGTCGCGATCGTAAACGTGTAAGTGTTTATCCTATTGCTCAAGAAGCGTAAACAAAGGTAAAATACCCTGATCCTTAACGGTTCAGGGTATTTTTTTGCAATTAAAGCGATTCTCTTACTTCCCTTAAGCGGTTTTTTATAGAAGCAGTTCTATTGCAGAAAAAAGTTTGTGATATAATGAGAACCATCAATGGTTGGTCAAAAGACCGTAACAATTCAAGCCTAGGAGCTTTTCACGACAATGAAAAAATGGAGCAGTGTGGAGCTGATTCGTCACTACCGCCACGAATGGCTCAACAAGTTGCAAATCATTCATGGGAATCTTCAATTAAACAATACAGCAGAAGCAGAGCGTATTGTCGAACAGATTATTCATGCCACGATTAATGAATCGAACCTGACCAATACAGGAATGGATAGGCTGACCGAATATTTGCTTACGTTTTCTTGGACGACACGGGTTTGCCTAATTGATTATGAGGTGATTGGCGAGGTTCGCGAAATTAAAACACTTGATGATGCCATTTACACGTTTGTGTCCTCATTTGTGGATACTATTGAACACAATGCCGATACTTCTAAAGAGCAGTGGGTGGCAGTAACGCTTGAATTAGCAAGCGATGGAGTGCATTGCAATCTTAGTTTTGAAGGAAAGCTTGTGGATGAAGCTCCATTAAATCGCTGGCTTGAGAATGTTAACGTAGGGACATATGACAAGCTTGAAAATGATTTGATCGCACTCGAGGTGACATCTCGTTTTTAACCTTCTCAACGAAATAATAAAGTAGGTGTAAACATGTTTGTCGATGACGTAAAAGTATTTGTAAAGGGCGGAGATGGAGGCAATGGGATGGTCGCCTTCCGCCGTGAAAAATATGTACCAAAAGGCGGCCCTGCCGGAGGAGACGGCGGAAATGGTGGCGACGTTGTATTTAAAGTAGATGAAGGTCTACGAACACTGATGGACTTTCGATACCAACGTCACTTTAAAGCAGACCGTGGAGAAAACGGGATGTCTAAAAACCAGCATGGCAAAAACTCCGCGCCTATGATTGTAAAGGTCCCACCAGGTACGGTTGTTCATGATGAAGAAACAGGCGAAATTATCGCTGACTTAACCGACCATGCCAGCTCAGCAGTTATTGCAAAAGGCGGACGAGGGGGACGGGGCAATAGCCGTTTCGCTACCCCTGCCAACCCAGCACCAGAATTGTCTGAGAATGGTGAACCGGCGCAAGAGCGTACGATTCGAATTGAACTTAAATTACTGGCAGACGCCGGTTTTGTTGGATTCCCATCTGTTGGGAAATCGACATTACTTTCCGTCATGTCGGCTGCCCGTCCAAAAATAGGCGATTATCATTTTACGACGATAAAGCCAAATCTCGGCGTTGCTGAAACGGAGGATAACCGTAGCTTTGTGATTGCGGATTTGCCTGGGTTAATTGAAGGGGCGTCGCAAGGGTTAGGATTAGGCCACCAATTTCTTCGCCACATAGAACGAACAAAAGTCATTGTTCATGTGATTGATATGGCAGGAATTGAAGGGCGCGACCCAATTGAAGATTTTCATACAATTAATGAAGAGCTGAAGCAGTATCAGCTTCGGTTAGCAGAACGTCCTCAGGTGGTCGCGGCCAACAAAATGGATCTTCCTGACGCGGAAGCCAATCTTGATGCGTTTCGAAAAGCCATTGGTGACGACGTGACAATTGTGCCGATTTCAGCTGTCACACGGCAAGGATTACGAGAACTCTCCTTTGCCATCGCAGACCTAGTGGATACCACACCAGCCTTTCCATTACATGAAGTCGACGAAGAGAAATCACATAAGCTTTACTCCGCAGAAGAGGAAGAGCCGTTTTATATTACGAGAGACAGTGATGGCACATTCGTACTGCAAGGAGCAAGCCTTGAGAAAAAATTCCAGATGACGGACTTCGCAAGGGATCAATCGGTCCTGCGCTTCGCAAGACAAATGAGAAGCTTAGGCGTAGACGATGCACTCCGTGAAAAAGGGGCAAAAGACGGTGACATCGTCCGCATTATGGAATATGAATTTGAATTTGTGGAGTAGTCGTTGTGACGGGAGTGGAGTAAAGTGGAGAATAAGAAGGCAAAGTATTACTTAGTTCGCGAGGACATTCTTCCAGAAGCCGCTAGAAAAACACTACAAGCAAAGGAATTGCTTGATCGAAAAAAAGCAGCCACCATCCATGAAGCCGCAGATCGCGTAGGCTTAAGCAGAAGTGCATTTTACCGGTACAAAGACGCCGTGTACCCATTTTCAACAATGGTTAAGGAAAAAATCGTCTCATTGTTTTTCCATTTGCACGACCAGTCAGGTACATTGTCCAAGTTGCTAAGCATCGTTGCCGAGTTTCAATGCAACGTACTCACGATTCACCAAACCATCCCCCTACAAGGAATGGCCAACGTCACCCTATCCATGGACATCACCGCCATCAACTCCGACCTAGGCGACATGCTAGACATGCTAAGAACCCTAGACTTCGTCGAAAAAGTAGAACTCCTAGGAACCGGAGCTTAAAGACGAAAAGCGGAGGCGAGCGCGTTTTGAAGCGCAGAGTAGAACATCACGGGGCGAAGAAATGGTTCTTCACATTTCTCTCGCACCGGGATTTCTACCTCGCTGCTTCAGCGAGCCGTAGCTAGCCAAGAAAAGCGGAGCGCCGTTGTACAGAAGCGCAGGTCAGAACATCATTGGGCAGTGAAATGGTTCTTTCATTTCACTAGCCCGAGGATTTCTGCGCCGCAGCTTCTACGGCGCGCAGCTAGCCAAGAAAAGCGGAGGCGAGCACGTTTTGAAACGGAGGGCAGAACATCACGGCACGAGGAAATGGTTCTTCACATTTCCTCAGTGGCGGGATTTCTGTCCCGCAGTTTCAGCGAGCAGGAGCTGGACAAGAAAAGCGGAGGCGAGCACGTTTTGAAGCGCGAATCACAATAAGCAACATTCAATCACGAGTAAGGAAAGCTGGGAGTGAAACAACCATGAGTAAAATTGGTTATTTAGGACCAAAAGGAACTTTTTCATCTGAGGCTGTTTCACTAGCCTTTACAGCAGGTGAGCCTGTACCCTATTCAACAATTCCCGCGTGTATTGAGGCAGTGAGTAGTGGAGAGGTCGATTATGGAGTAGTGCCTTTAGAAAACACGCTAGAAGGCTCTGTGAACTTGACTATAGACTACTTAATCCACGAAAAAACCTTGCCAATCGTAGGAGAAGTCATTGTTCCCATTCAGCAACATCTGCTTGTGCATGCTGATTTTGCAACAGATTGGCGATCAACTGTCACAAAAGTGATTTCTCACCCGCATGCCTTAGCCCAATGCTATCAATTTCTCCGTAATGAATTGCCAAATGCCGAAATGGAAACAATGTCATCCACCGCGGCAGCTGCGCAATATATCGCGGAAAAAAAGGATCCTTCGTTGGCTGCTATTGCTCATCACAATGCGGCGAAGGAGTTTTCGCTTGTCCTGGCCAAAGAGAATATCCATGATTTTGCGAACAATCATACGAGGTTTCTCATTTTACATCGCCAAGGGAAATCGATCAAAATGGATACGGAGCGATTCAAAACGACGTTCCACATTGCGTTGCCTCAGGACAAGCCAGGCAGCTTGCATCAGGTGCTGTCCGCGTTCAGCTGGAGACAATTAAACCTTAGTAAAATTGAATCTAGACCAATGAAAACGGGACTTGGGCGGTATTTTTTCATTATTGACATAGACCATCCTCTGGACGAGGTGCTTTTGCCTGGTGCGCAGGCGGAGTTAGAAGCGCTAGGCTGTCAGGTTCGCATATTAGGGAGCTATCCTTCTTTTGAGGCCATAGCAACGAAGACGACGTCTGGGATCTAAACAATCCTTAAACCTTGTTCGCTCTATAAAGAAAGGGTATGAAGTACTCATAGTAAAAGGGATGTCCAAAAGTCACAACGTTGACTTTTGGGACATCCCTTTTTATTCTTCCTCGATAAGAATCCCAGCTTCTCTTAACTGTACACACGCTTGATCAATACAGCGCTGATGCATGGATGCAATTGTATGCAAGTGCAAACCGCCAGTAAGCTCTAGCAAATACGACGCATTTTGCTTGGCAGATCGTTTTACAAACTCGTCGACCTCTTCTATCGTTGCGATTTCAAGTCGAGCAACAATTTCCCCATACAACGCATGCATGATGGTGACATCCTTCACGTGACAGCCTGCATTCACAATGATTTCTAATTCTTTGCGTGTGTCTTCACCTTGATGATGACAGACGATCACTTGTTCAATATGGGTCACGGCGGGCTGCTGCTGTAAGTAAAGGTACCCGTCTGATGTCGCTATAAGAGGTTCACCACGTGCTTTTAACAATGAAATGTCCTGCACAATAACCTGACGACTTACGTTTGTTCGTTGTGCAAGGTCACTGCCTTTGACCGCCTTCACTGACGCCTTAAGCCACTCCAAAATGGCTTGCCTCCGTGGTTCACCAAGGAGTTTTTTATCAGACATAGCCATTCCCCCATCTATCCTAATCTCTTCAAATATGCTTAGAAGCCATTATACCAAAACATTCAACACTACAGTACATATCCTCTACCATCATGACATATATGTCTAGTAGTGCGTGATGTCACATAAGGTGTGCGCATACTTTTTTACGAACCTTTAGTAGCATTTTGCCCATGGGTTCATATACTGGCAATGACTACTGTATAGAAGGGAGAACAGAAATTTGAAAATACACATCGTCCAGAAGGGGGATACCCTTTGGAACCTTGCGCAAAAGTATAAGGTTCCATTTGCCCAGCTGAAGCAAGCGAATACGCAGCTCGCAAATCCTGATGAGATCATGCCGGGAATGAAAATCAAAATTCCATCCGGTAGTGTCCAAGTGAAGAAAGAAGCGCCGACTGCTCCCAAAGCACCAAAGGAACAACCAACACCTGCCCCAGCGCCTGCGCCGAAAGCACAGAAGAAGTATTATGATAAAACTCCAAAGGCTGTGCAACCGTATCATTATGATGAAAGTGTATCCATCGACATGCCTCAAGTGCATCAGTCTATGTACAATGTGTACCTACCACCTGCACCTGTAAAAAAAGAAGCACCAAAACCTAAGCCTGTCGTCAAAGAAAAGGTGAAGGAAAAAGTAAAAGAAAAAGTTGCTCCAAAAAAAGAAGCTCCTATACCGCCGAAAAAAGAAGCGCCAGCTCCACCACCGCCACCACCTCAACCACAACAGCAAATGATGCAGTTACCACCGTATCCTTGTTATCCAGTGAGCCCAATTTTGCCTGGGTCAGGGCTTGATTGTCCACCGGAGCAAATGCATCATCAGCCATGGGGATACCCACAGCAGCCGCAATATCCAGTCGCTGGTGCAGAGGATGAATCGTGTGGATGTGGAGGACCTCCTATGCAGCCATGGCCACAGCAAGGGCAGCCACTACCGTACTATCCACAGCAAGGCTACATGCAGCAAGGGTACCAATGGATGGAAAGCGGTGACAATGCATCGTATGGCTGGCCAAATGCTGAAGATATGGAGTCTCCAGAAGGAGGGTATCCAGGGTATCCACAGATGATGCCACAGCAAGGTCAAATGGGCTATATGCCAATGCCACAACAAGGTCAAATGGGGTATATGCCGCAGCAAGGCCAAATGTACGCATCACCAGAGCAAATGGGTGCAATGATGCCACCACAGCAAGGCCAAATGTACGCATCACCAGAACAAATGGGTGCAATGATGCCACCACAGCAAGGCCAAATGTACGCATCGCCAGAACAAATGGGCGGAATGATGCCACCACAGCAAGGCCAAATGTACGCATCGCCTGAGCAAATGGGCGGAATGATGCCACCACAGCAAGGTCAAATGTACGCGTCACCTGAGCAATGGGGTCAGGAAGCCGGCCAACAAGACCAATGGTACCTAGGCTATCCGCAGGAATATATGAACATGCGTGGTGGTCCCGGCTATGACCCATCATACGCCTATGATCAGGAGCCACAGGCGCCTCAAGGCCCGGCCTATCAATTTCCTGAAGTAGATGAAGAGGACAGTCACGATGACTAGAGAGGCACAAGGCGATTTCCGCAGGAATCGTCTTTTTTTAGACGCAGATTCTGCGTTTGGCTTTGACCATCCTAATGTGAAGCAAATAAAGCACAATGTGTTTTTCGTTTCAACAAACCGCAAGCATTATGTGATTAAAGGATACACAAATCAGGCGGCGGCAAGAAGACAATGGCATCTTGCTAAAGCCTTAAAAAGTGAGGGGTTTCATCGCGGCCTTGAGTACAGACGCTTCCCTTCTGGATCCTATGTTGTAAAAACAGAGGGCATGTATTGGCTAAGCATGAAACGACTTCCACAAAAACGTCCGGTTCACTTCCAAAATGGAAAAGACCGTGAAAAAGCGGGCGATTTGCTTCATGCGTTTCACGGCGTTATTCAGACGCAAAACAACGTTCAACTTCCTGATTACTCATTATTAAAGCATTGGGAGAAGCGGTTTGATCAATTTTGTAAAGAAGACAGTCTCTATACATTGGCTGAGGTCATCGGAAAAAAACGTGCTAAAGAGGCTTTAAGATGGGGAGATATTGCGCTTTCGAAGCTGCGAAGATATCGACTTTACGAGCTAGAGGAAAAAGCAAAAAGCAGAGGGCAGGCCATCCATAGGGATACGGCCGCGCATAACTTTATACTTACACCGGACGATTCCTTGCATATGATTGATTTTGACCTAGCTGCATCTGCTCCTGAAGCGTACGATTGGTTGCAGCTGTCGTTACGTTATATGCCATGGATGCAATGGTCCCTAAATGCTCTTGGAAAAGAACGCTACATTCGTTCTTTCCTACAAAAAAAATGGTTCTTAACAGGGCTGCTCTATCCAGCGGATTTATATCGAGACTGGAATGCTGCAATGAAAGAAAATAATTCTCGTTCGTTTGATTGGTTTGCTTCAATCCATTCGATTGAGCACAGGGTATCTTATTTTGATGAAATAAGCAGGCAGCTTGAATCCCCTTCATTAAAGTCAACGTAATGGTTACTGCCACATGCTATGGTATACTAATTACTATAATGCATTGTAAAAGGACTCTCCTTTTTGCATAACGGAAAGGGGTTTTTTTCATGTCTACCTTTTTTAAAACAAGTGAGTTTTTAGCGATCGTTTGATATCATAGAAATATATGTTCGGTTAAAAAGGGGTTGGGTTTATGTATGATTTTATAAAAGGCACTGTTGCTTACGTTTGTCCTCAGTATATTACACTTGATGTGAACGGTGTTGGGTACCAGCTGCTTCTGCCTCATCCCTTGCAGTATGAAGCAAAAAAGGGAGAGGTTTTGCAGCTGTTTACTCATTTTTATGTTAGAGAAGATGCGCAACATCTATATGGGTTCCCAACGCGAGAGGATCGTATATTGTTTCAATTGCTTTTAAGTGTGACAGGTATTGGTCCTAAAGGTGGGTTAGCGATCTTAGCAGCAGGTCGACTTGAGGATATTGTAAAGGCGATTGATTCAGAGGATGAGACCTTTTTAATGAAGTTCCCAGGGATCGGTAAAAAAACAGCAAGGCAAATGATTTTGGATTTAAAAGGGAAGGTGTCCGAATTTTTGCCTTCGCATCAGATGAACCTCGTTGCAGCGACAGAAGAAGCAACAATGAATACAGAGCTTGAGGAAGCAGCTGAGGCGCTGCTTGCACTTGGCTATAGCCAACGTGAGGTTGATAAAATTCGTCCATTGTTAGAACACGAAGACCTTACAGCTGAAGCCTATGTCAAAAAAGCGTTGCAAATGATGCTAGAAGGAAAACGGAGGCGATAACGATGCCTGAGGAGGAACGATTTGTCCAGCAAGCGCCTTTAGTAGGGGAGCATGAAGAGCCGTCTTTACGACCACAGCTGCTTTCCCAATACATAGGGCAGGAAGGCATTAAGCAAAATTTATCGATTTTTATTAATGCGGCTAAACTCAGAGAAGAACCATTGGATCATGTGCTCTTGTATGGACCACCTGGCCTTGGAAAAACAACATTAGCGAGTATCATTGCCAATGAAATGGGTGTGCAGCTTCGGACAACCTCAGGCCCGGCACTTGAGAAGTCAGGTGACTTGGCAGCGGTCTTGACTTCTTTGCAGCCTGGAGACGTATTGTTTATTGATGAAATCCACCGTTTGCCTCGTGCGATTGAAGAAGTGTTGTACCCTGCGATGGAGGATTTTTGTCTTGATATCATTATTGGCAAGGATGAGACAGCACGATCCATCCGCCTAGACCTGCCGCCCTTCACGCTCGTTGGGGCAACGACGAGGGCTGGGAGCTTATCCGCGCCACTTAGGGATCGTTTTGGCGTCACTGAGCGCTTGGATTACTACACTTTTGCAGAGCTTGCCTATATTGCGAAACGAACAGCTGAACTCTTTGACATTGAGATGGAGGAGGCAGCTGCTGAGCAAATTGCAAGAAGGTCTCGTGGCACACCGCGCATTACCAACCGATTAGTAAAACGTGTCCGTGATTTTGCACAGGTGATCGGGAATGGGCATATTGATGCTGCCATTGCGAATCAAGCATTAGATGCACTCAATGTAGATGAGCTTGGCTTAGATGCCATTGATCGTCGACTTCTCCTCGGCATGATTGAAAAGTTTCGTGGAGGTCCGGTTGGTCTGGATACGATAGCGGCGGCCATTGGGGAGGAATCTCCGACCATTGAAGAAATGTACGAGCCTTACTTGATGCAGATCGGTTTTTTACAGCGGACACCTCGTGGACGGATGGTCACGCCTGCCGTGTATTCGTATTTTAAAATGGAGGTACCACAGCATGACCGACATGTCTAAGCTGTTCATTGGAGGAGGCATTTTGCTGATTTTGATTGGGCTTGCCTGGCCTCTCATTGGAAAGCTTCCTGGTGATCTAATGTTCAAAAAAGGGAACACGACAGTTTTTTTTCCGATCGTAACCTGTATCATCATTAGCATCGTGCTGTCGCTCGTGTTATCATTGTTCGGGAAGTTTAAATAGGAGAAAGGGGTCCAGTGGAACGAATGCCGTTCTGCGCCAACTATGAAAGTAAGTGAGTTTGATTTTCACCTCCCGGAGCGATTGATCGCTCAACAACCACTGTTAGATCGAACGGGATCACGCCTGCTAACAGTAGACAGGGAAACGGGGAAGACGGAGCATAGGACCTTTGTGGATTTACTTGATAAGGTACGTCCCGGAGATTGCCTTGTATTTAATCAATCGAAGGTATTGCCAGCCCGACTAATTGGCACCAAAAATGAGACAGGAGCAACCATTGAATTGCTGCTGTTAAAGCAGACAGAAAAAACGGATC
This window contains:
- a CDS encoding phosphotransferase, with product MTREAQGDFRRNRLFLDADSAFGFDHPNVKQIKHNVFFVSTNRKHYVIKGYTNQAAARRQWHLAKALKSEGFHRGLEYRRFPSGSYVVKTEGMYWLSMKRLPQKRPVHFQNGKDREKAGDLLHAFHGVIQTQNNVQLPDYSLLKHWEKRFDQFCKEDSLYTLAEVIGKKRAKEALRWGDIALSKLRRYRLYELEEKAKSRGQAIHRDTAAHNFILTPDDSLHMIDFDLAASAPEAYDWLQLSLRYMPWMQWSLNALGKERYIRSFLQKKWFLTGLLYPADLYRDWNAAMKENNSRSFDWFASIHSIEHRVSYFDEISRQLESPSLKST
- the ruvA gene encoding Holliday junction branch migration protein RuvA, which encodes MYDFIKGTVAYVCPQYITLDVNGVGYQLLLPHPLQYEAKKGEVLQLFTHFYVREDAQHLYGFPTREDRILFQLLLSVTGIGPKGGLAILAAGRLEDIVKAIDSEDETFLMKFPGIGKKTARQMILDLKGKVSEFLPSHQMNLVAATEEATMNTELEEAAEALLALGYSQREVDKIRPLLEHEDLTAEAYVKKALQMMLEGKRRR
- the ruvB gene encoding Holliday junction branch migration DNA helicase RuvB, whose amino-acid sequence is MPEEERFVQQAPLVGEHEEPSLRPQLLSQYIGQEGIKQNLSIFINAAKLREEPLDHVLLYGPPGLGKTTLASIIANEMGVQLRTTSGPALEKSGDLAAVLTSLQPGDVLFIDEIHRLPRAIEEVLYPAMEDFCLDIIIGKDETARSIRLDLPPFTLVGATTRAGSLSAPLRDRFGVTERLDYYTFAELAYIAKRTAELFDIEMEEAAAEQIARRSRGTPRITNRLVKRVRDFAQVIGNGHIDAAIANQALDALNVDELGLDAIDRRLLLGMIEKFRGGPVGLDTIAAAIGEESPTIEEMYEPYLMQIGFLQRTPRGRMVTPAVYSYFKMEVPQHDRHV
- the safA gene encoding SafA/ExsA family spore coat assembly protein, with the protein product MKIHIVQKGDTLWNLAQKYKVPFAQLKQANTQLANPDEIMPGMKIKIPSGSVQVKKEAPTAPKAPKEQPTPAPAPAPKAQKKYYDKTPKAVQPYHYDESVSIDMPQVHQSMYNVYLPPAPVKKEAPKPKPVVKEKVKEKVKEKVAPKKEAPIPPKKEAPAPPPPPPQPQQQMMQLPPYPCYPVSPILPGSGLDCPPEQMHHQPWGYPQQPQYPVAGAEDESCGCGGPPMQPWPQQGQPLPYYPQQGYMQQGYQWMESGDNASYGWPNAEDMESPEGGYPGYPQMMPQQGQMGYMPMPQQGQMGYMPQQGQMYASPEQMGAMMPPQQGQMYASPEQMGAMMPPQQGQMYASPEQMGGMMPPQQGQMYASPEQMGGMMPPQQGQMYASPEQWGQEAGQQDQWYLGYPQEYMNMRGGPGYDPSYAYDQEPQAPQGPAYQFPEVDEEDSHDD
- a CDS encoding DUF2905 domain-containing protein, which produces MTDMSKLFIGGGILLILIGLAWPLIGKLPGDLMFKKGNTTVFFPIVTCIIISIVLSLVLSLFGKFK